One segment of Leptospiraceae bacterium DNA contains the following:
- a CDS encoding AarF/ABC1/UbiB kinase family protein, giving the protein MTHVTDNISSGINAILRVADSFRVLSTKLAQVLADILLDKKDNQIPIRLREAFEDLGATYIKLGQFIASAPSLFPKEYVEEMQKCLDSVRPIPFKTIVKIVEKELGGKTSKFFTYIDEKPIASASISQVHAATTVDGYDVVIKVQRPDIEDVLKTDMNLIFLATLLFEKLAPGVKTSGLTDIVKTFHDSILLEVDFIQEAKNIEEFDKHLLATGETRAKVPLVYHSYSTKRLLTMERFYGIPLTDLKAIKAVSNNPAKTLTDALDIWFSSLGSGMFHADVHAGNLLVLKDGKIGFIDFGIVGRISPETWMGLMLFMEGLGTTNAKTMAKGLVQMDSTAKGIDEVKFAKDLEYIFDEMNELAMNIQLGDVASIDESRLNAVMLKISDISKNNGLKIPHEFGLLIKQMLYFDRYVKILAPEMDLIKDLTPMEVEKNRKKPKSLGFR; this is encoded by the coding sequence ATGACTCATGTAACTGACAATATTTCATCGGGAATCAATGCCATTTTGAGAGTGGCGGACTCATTTAGAGTGCTATCGACTAAGCTGGCACAGGTTTTAGCAGATATATTACTAGATAAAAAAGACAACCAAATCCCTATTCGACTTCGAGAAGCCTTCGAGGACTTGGGAGCTACTTACATCAAATTAGGGCAATTTATAGCCTCCGCCCCATCCCTATTCCCAAAAGAATATGTAGAAGAAATGCAAAAATGCCTTGATTCTGTCCGCCCAATTCCTTTTAAAACGATAGTAAAAATTGTAGAAAAGGAACTCGGTGGAAAAACTTCTAAATTTTTCACATATATCGATGAAAAACCAATTGCTTCTGCTTCCATATCCCAAGTCCACGCCGCTACGACCGTAGATGGTTACGATGTAGTAATAAAAGTCCAACGACCAGATATAGAAGATGTTCTAAAAACTGATATGAATTTAATTTTTCTTGCAACTCTTTTATTTGAAAAATTAGCTCCCGGTGTAAAAACATCAGGTCTTACTGATATTGTAAAAACATTTCACGACTCAATTTTACTAGAAGTAGACTTTATCCAGGAAGCAAAAAATATTGAAGAATTCGACAAACACCTATTAGCCACTGGTGAGACTCGCGCAAAAGTGCCTTTAGTATATCATTCTTATAGCACAAAACGTCTATTAACAATGGAAAGATTTTATGGGATTCCTCTTACTGATTTGAAAGCAATAAAAGCAGTATCAAATAACCCAGCGAAAACGTTAACCGACGCACTTGATATTTGGTTCTCTTCCCTCGGGAGTGGGATGTTTCACGCAGATGTCCATGCAGGAAATTTATTAGTTCTTAAAGATGGTAAAATTGGTTTTATCGATTTTGGGATTGTAGGAAGAATTTCCCCTGAAACATGGATGGGGCTCATGCTTTTTATGGAAGGACTTGGTACTACTAACGCTAAAACAATGGCAAAAGGACTCGTACAAATGGATTCAACTGCAAAGGGAATTGACGAAGTCAAATTCGCAAAAGATCTAGAATACATCTTCGATGAAATGAATGAACTAGCAATGAATATTCAACTCGGTGATGTGGCAAGTATCGATGAGAGTCGGCTAAATGCTGTTATGCTCAAAATTAGCGATATTAGCAAAAACAATGGACTCAAAATTCCTCATGAATTTGGATTACTCATAAAACAAATGTTGTATTTTGATAGGTACGTAAAAATTCTAGCACCTGAGATGGACTTAATTAAAGACTTAACTCCTATGGAAGTTGAGAAAAATCGTAAAAAACCTAAATCATTAGGATTTAGATAG
- a CDS encoding helicase: protein MDKENILIQELGKLELTELKKVAALWNLHKFSGKDKKTSVNQLYSAFQEEFYLKSILEKLTPIQVNIFSLILKNKNVQTLGEIVRKTSLHPINAETELGVLRKYSLVYQRKNRERLTNNLDKYHAYQEIADLIKLDVNAKGEKFKLSLDKYLHKLPVDHISSEWVKALGFKKIESIDEFAKFAISEEGIGICIQSLSEIERDVLLYVYTHGGVIEAEVVRNYISVNREKFEQIIPDLTAKCLVFDTYYMDEKFIRIITIPKEVLNYIQVHTLLPSVKKGTKQKQEKIAKNDLDFFLNIKKMISFISRKGLSLAKSGKIKQADNKRTEQDLLKPDIDIFPEKGQVYQIELILPILKILNLVDIKGENIVLTGEIDEFQKKDIFELMNIVIHEANEVRSKRFNPPEVFSAIEVPFYDKPILDKCVQIILNMGKVNTSVIFSNVVRENLVLAPGFKIKNFESDLLDLRKEIISAIFYLHLFGLLEVEYPSRFLVLSDLGKYYFQSRPVPKNTEKGGITINADFSIIAFPEKCSLHGIHLLKVFTELKDYDRVYTFALSKDSFQNGILLGYDPNLFIQFLKDSSKADLAQNLIFLFDDWGKNLPIVVVTEDCVLLKTYDPHVMELLLGQIKGKKIVLEEISPEAILIDKTKIQDVIQISEKLNLIIKLIR from the coding sequence ATGGACAAAGAAAACATTTTAATTCAGGAGCTTGGAAAACTGGAGCTCACTGAGCTAAAAAAAGTAGCAGCTCTTTGGAATCTTCATAAGTTCTCCGGAAAAGACAAAAAGACATCTGTCAATCAACTCTATTCCGCATTTCAAGAAGAATTCTATTTAAAGTCGATACTCGAAAAGCTCACTCCCATTCAAGTAAATATATTCTCTCTAATTCTTAAAAACAAAAATGTGCAGACACTTGGAGAGATTGTTCGAAAAACCTCCCTTCATCCTATCAATGCAGAAACAGAATTAGGGGTACTCAGGAAATATAGTCTGGTATACCAAAGAAAAAATCGAGAGCGTTTAACAAACAATCTGGATAAATACCATGCTTACCAAGAAATCGCAGACCTAATCAAATTAGATGTAAACGCAAAAGGGGAAAAATTTAAATTATCCTTAGACAAGTATTTACATAAATTACCGGTCGATCATATTTCGAGCGAATGGGTAAAAGCGTTAGGATTCAAGAAAATAGAATCCATTGATGAGTTTGCGAAGTTTGCAATTTCGGAAGAAGGGATTGGAATTTGTATCCAGTCATTGAGCGAAATTGAAAGAGACGTTTTACTCTACGTGTATACACATGGTGGTGTCATTGAGGCAGAAGTAGTTCGAAATTATATTAGTGTAAACCGTGAAAAGTTCGAACAAATTATTCCTGATTTAACCGCAAAATGTTTAGTATTCGACACATACTATATGGATGAAAAATTCATTCGTATCATTACGATTCCCAAAGAAGTTCTGAATTATATTCAAGTTCATACTCTTTTACCTTCTGTAAAAAAAGGTACGAAACAAAAACAAGAAAAAATAGCAAAGAATGATTTAGATTTCTTTTTGAATATTAAAAAGATGATATCTTTTATTTCCAGAAAAGGACTTAGTCTTGCAAAATCTGGAAAAATTAAACAAGCAGATAACAAACGTACAGAACAAGATTTGCTAAAACCAGATATTGATATTTTTCCAGAGAAAGGACAAGTATATCAAATTGAATTGATTTTACCTATTTTAAAAATTCTAAACCTAGTCGATATCAAAGGGGAAAATATTGTATTAACTGGTGAAATTGACGAATTTCAGAAAAAAGACATTTTTGAATTAATGAATATCGTAATTCATGAAGCCAACGAAGTCCGTTCTAAAAGATTTAATCCACCGGAAGTTTTTTCTGCTATCGAAGTTCCTTTTTACGATAAACCGATATTAGACAAATGTGTTCAAATAATCCTCAATATGGGAAAAGTGAATACATCTGTAATTTTTTCCAATGTAGTAAGAGAAAACTTAGTATTAGCACCTGGATTTAAAATCAAAAATTTTGAATCGGATTTATTAGATTTAAGAAAAGAAATTATCAGTGCAATTTTTTATCTACATCTATTCGGACTTTTGGAAGTAGAATATCCTTCCAGATTTTTAGTTCTCTCTGATTTAGGAAAATACTATTTTCAATCCAGACCAGTTCCCAAGAACACTGAGAAGGGAGGAATTACAATCAATGCCGATTTTAGCATAATTGCATTTCCTGAAAAATGTTCTTTGCACGGAATTCATTTACTTAAAGTATTTACTGAGTTAAAGGATTACGATCGAGTTTATACATTTGCTCTATCGAAGGATTCATTTCAGAATGGAATTTTGCTTGGTTATGATCCAAACTTGTTCATTCAATTCCTGAAGGATTCAAGTAAAGCAGACCTCGCTCAAAACTTGATTTTCTTATTTGATGATTGGGGAAAAAATCTACCTATAGTAGTGGTTACGGAAGATTGTGTGCTATTAAAAACTTATGATCCACATGTAATGGAGTTACTACTTGGTCAAATTAAAGGTAAAAAGATTGTTTTGGAAGAAATTAGCCCTGAAGCAATTTTAATTGATAAAACCAAAATTCAGGACGTAATTCAAATCTCGGAAAAACTAAACCTGATTATAAAGTTAATCAGGTAA